A part of Deltaproteobacteria bacterium genomic DNA contains:
- a CDS encoding DUF503 domain-containing protein has translation MVIGVLKLNLLLPENHSLKGKRGVLKRIQARVANQFNVSVTECGEHDLWQSAVLGFALAGSSRPIIEATLNKIVDFVDDLGLAEVGAAETDILFC, from the coding sequence ATGGTCATCGGGGTGCTCAAGCTTAATTTGCTATTGCCGGAAAACCACTCGCTCAAAGGCAAGCGCGGCGTGTTAAAACGCATTCAGGCGCGGGTGGCCAACCAGTTCAACGTGTCAGTCACCGAGTGCGGCGAGCACGATCTTTGGCAAAGCGCCGTGCTCGGTTTCGCCCTGGCGGGTAGCAGCCGGCCGATCATCGAAGCGACGTTGAATAAGATTGTCGACTTCGTCGATGATCTAGGCCTTGCCGAAGTGGGCGCCGCCGAAACCGACATTCTTTTCTGTTGA
- the rbfA gene encoding 30S ribosome-binding factor RbfA yields the protein MDYQRADRVGDLLVELIAEVLREELRDPRIAGVTVTGAKVSKDLRHARIFFNRLGGQGDLKEALAGLKSATGFIRSKVAKQLKLKFVPAIEFTYDESQDEAQRIDSLLKQIRS from the coding sequence ATGGATTACCAGCGCGCTGATCGAGTCGGCGATCTGCTCGTCGAGCTGATCGCCGAAGTACTGCGTGAAGAGTTGCGCGATCCGCGCATCGCCGGTGTCACGGTGACCGGCGCCAAGGTCAGCAAAGATTTGCGCCACGCGCGGATCTTTTTCAATCGCTTGGGTGGCCAAGGCGATCTTAAAGAAGCTTTAGCCGGGTTGAAGAGTGCCACGGGTTTCATCCGCTCGAAAGTCGCCAAGCAGCTGAAACTGAAATTTGTCCCGGCAATCGAGTTCACCTACGACGAATCCCAAGATGAAGCGCAGCGGATCGATTCACTGTTGAAGCAAATTCGCTCATAA
- the truB gene encoding tRNA pseudouridine(55) synthase TruB: MTQSGILLIDKVVGPSSAQVVHRVKKLLGVKKIGHLGTLDPFASGLLLLGVNEGTKIADLFLGGVKSYRALMVLGTETDTQDCTGRVLAERPVPDLSAQEIEALERKFTGELEQVPPMFSALKKDGMRLYQLAREGKEVDRAARQITISSLSLRRAGATEIEFDVSCSRGTYVRTLAHDMGQALGCGAHLRELRRTACEHLTVEQAVTVDRLEALCSSGTVPLIGLSQALAHLSVIVWDSATLSKLRQGQQDTLHKLPRPADGASFVRITDGHDTLVALAQWGTDGGIGRWRLARVFAV; the protein is encoded by the coding sequence ATGACTCAAAGCGGCATTCTACTCATCGATAAAGTTGTCGGACCGTCCTCAGCGCAGGTCGTACATCGGGTCAAAAAATTGCTCGGTGTGAAAAAGATCGGTCATCTTGGCACGCTCGATCCGTTTGCTTCGGGGCTGCTGCTCCTGGGCGTGAACGAAGGCACCAAAATCGCCGATCTCTTTCTTGGCGGGGTCAAGAGCTACCGCGCGCTGATGGTTTTGGGTACCGAGACCGACACTCAGGATTGTACGGGTCGGGTATTAGCCGAGCGTCCTGTGCCGGATCTAAGCGCGCAAGAGATCGAGGCGCTTGAAAGAAAATTTACCGGTGAGCTTGAGCAGGTTCCGCCGATGTTCTCGGCGTTGAAAAAAGACGGCATGCGGCTCTACCAACTGGCCCGCGAGGGCAAAGAAGTGGACCGGGCAGCGCGCCAAATTACCATATCTTCATTGAGCTTGCGGCGCGCCGGCGCGACGGAGATCGAGTTCGACGTCAGCTGTTCGCGCGGTACCTACGTCCGGACCTTGGCACACGACATGGGACAGGCGCTCGGTTGCGGTGCCCATCTGCGCGAACTGCGCCGGACCGCCTGTGAGCACTTAACGGTTGAGCAAGCGGTGACGGTCGATCGATTGGAAGCGCTTTGTTCGAGCGGCACGGTGCCGCTGATCGGATTGTCGCAAGCGCTAGCGCATTTATCGGTGATTGTATGGGACAGCGCAACGTTGTCGAAGCTGCGCCAAGGGCAGCAAGACACTTTGCACAAGCTACCCCGGCCCGCTGATGGTGCAAGCTTCGTGCGGATTACCGATGGCCATGACACGCTGGTCGCGCTGGCGCAGTGGGGCACCGATGGCGGTATTGGCCGATGGCGCTTGGCGCGGGTATTCGCAGTCTAA